The following coding sequences lie in one Psychrobacter arenosus genomic window:
- the cysG gene encoding siroheme synthase CysG, whose amino-acid sequence MNTFPLFFKLDNQPILIVGGGEVAQRKADLLARAGACITIVAPEITEEVQALLAEGVASGRHTLIHEHYDKKWLAGKRIIIAGTDDEALNHQVHADAQALNIPVNVVDTPPLCDFIFPAIVDRNPIVIGISSNGKAPVLARLLRARLETLIPQGYGNLAKLAGDMRAEVKAKIPTLTGRRQFWERAFEGRVSELMFAGRDKEAKQTLEDNLAETAQQLAESTTHSNDNLEPVNPIKKNGEVYIVGAGPGDPELLTFKALRLMQQADIVYYDALVSDKVLDLCRRDADKVFVGKKRSNHAVAQQGINELLINAAKTGKRVVRLKGGDPFVYGRGGEEIEALQAAGIAYQVVPGVTAANAASCYSGIPLTHRDHAQSIKFVTGFIKAGAENNNFANLLDEEETVVFYMGLHALERLTTGLIAAGRHPETPIAIVAHASLPTQQVLTGTLADIVRKQAHTNLPTPALLILGKVVSLHETLAWFGLVERVIL is encoded by the coding sequence ATGAACACCTTCCCGCTATTCTTTAAGCTAGATAATCAGCCCATCCTCATTGTCGGTGGCGGTGAGGTGGCGCAGCGTAAAGCGGATTTGCTCGCCCGCGCTGGGGCTTGTATTACCATTGTCGCGCCAGAGATTACTGAAGAAGTACAAGCTCTACTAGCAGAAGGCGTCGCCAGTGGTCGCCATACCCTAATTCATGAGCATTATGATAAGAAATGGCTTGCCGGCAAACGTATTATTATCGCAGGTACAGACGATGAAGCACTAAACCATCAAGTGCACGCTGATGCCCAAGCGCTAAATATCCCTGTGAATGTGGTTGATACCCCGCCCCTATGCGACTTTATCTTTCCTGCTATCGTCGACCGCAACCCTATCGTCATTGGTATCTCGTCCAATGGTAAAGCCCCGGTGCTTGCCCGTCTACTACGCGCTCGACTGGAAACTCTAATTCCGCAAGGCTATGGCAATTTGGCGAAGCTTGCCGGTGATATGCGAGCTGAAGTAAAAGCAAAAATTCCTACCCTAACCGGAAGACGCCAATTTTGGGAGCGTGCTTTTGAGGGTCGGGTTAGTGAATTGATGTTTGCCGGTCGGGATAAAGAAGCCAAACAAACGCTTGAGGATAATCTGGCGGAAACCGCGCAGCAGTTAGCAGAGTCTACAACCCACTCAAACGATAATTTAGAACCCGTTAACCCTATTAAGAAAAATGGCGAGGTCTATATCGTGGGTGCGGGCCCTGGCGACCCTGAATTATTAACCTTTAAAGCGCTTAGGCTAATGCAGCAAGCCGACATCGTCTATTACGATGCGCTAGTCTCAGACAAGGTGCTTGATTTATGTCGCCGTGATGCGGATAAGGTGTTTGTCGGTAAGAAGCGCAGCAATCATGCGGTCGCACAGCAAGGTATTAATGAGCTATTAATCAATGCTGCTAAGACTGGCAAACGGGTGGTCCGTCTAAAAGGTGGAGATCCCTTCGTCTATGGTCGTGGCGGTGAAGAGATTGAAGCCTTACAAGCCGCAGGTATTGCTTATCAAGTCGTGCCCGGTGTCACGGCGGCTAATGCTGCCTCATGCTATTCCGGTATTCCCCTCACCCATCGTGACCATGCGCAATCGATTAAATTTGTCACCGGCTTTATAAAAGCAGGCGCGGAGAATAATAACTTCGCCAACCTACTCGACGAAGAGGAAACGGTCGTCTTCTATATGGGACTGCACGCTTTAGAGCGTCTAACTACCGGCTTGATTGCCGCGGGTCGCCATCCTGAGACCCCAATCGCTATAGTAGCGCATGCCAGCTTACCTACTCAGCAGGTACTAACGGGAACACTAGCCGATATTGTTAGAAAACAAGCGCATACTAATTTGCCTACGCCAGCCTTGCTTATCTTGGGCAAAGTCGTGAGCCTACATGAGACCTTAGCTTGGTTTGGTTTGGTAGAGAGGGTAATACTGTAG
- a CDS encoding WG repeat-containing protein, with the protein MAATAYMVTAPAFAKTVDCQQVTGFRMPKGLDVELQSYCVFSESLAAVSKNGKWGFLDTKGNIAIPFKYDLARNFDDGLAIVRLGSKEGFINRKGKLVISIEYDEVINFSEGLAAVNREGKWGYINKDNQVIIPFEYDDTIAFDEGLAQVTKDGKQGFINKENQMVIPLIYDYAGWFSEGLGAIKLNDKYGFIDKNNNVVFFTDYYLEYAFSEDRVLVNKGRKYGFLDAEGNVAVPLIYDEVDWIEKDDITIPGFVNGIARVKKDGEWFYIDNLGQRID; encoded by the coding sequence ATGGCTGCCACTGCCTATATGGTCACAGCTCCAGCTTTCGCTAAAACGGTTGACTGTCAGCAAGTCACTGGGTTTCGTATGCCTAAAGGACTGGATGTCGAGCTACAGTCTTATTGTGTTTTTTCAGAAAGCTTAGCAGCTGTGAGTAAAAATGGTAAATGGGGCTTCTTAGATACCAAAGGCAATATAGCTATACCTTTTAAGTATGATTTAGCTAGGAACTTTGATGATGGTTTAGCTATTGTCAGATTAGGGAGTAAAGAAGGTTTTATCAACCGAAAAGGCAAGCTAGTCATTTCCATAGAATATGATGAGGTCATAAACTTTTCAGAAGGTTTGGCGGCAGTTAACAGGGAAGGTAAATGGGGGTACATTAACAAAGACAATCAGGTAATCATTCCATTCGAATATGATGACACTATTGCTTTTGATGAGGGACTAGCTCAGGTTACTAAAGATGGTAAGCAGGGTTTTATTAATAAAGAAAACCAAATGGTAATACCATTAATCTATGATTATGCAGGTTGGTTTTCAGAAGGATTGGGAGCTATTAAATTAAATGATAAATATGGTTTCATTGATAAGAACAATAACGTCGTATTTTTTACTGACTATTATTTAGAGTATGCGTTTTCTGAGGACCGTGTACTGGTTAATAAGGGTAGAAAGTATGGGTTTCTAGATGCAGAAGGAAATGTCGCTGTACCGCTAATTTATGATGAAGTTGATTGGATTGAAAAAGATGATATTACTATTCCAGGCTTCGTCAATGGCATTGCTAGAGTTAAAAAAGACGGTGAATGGTTCTATATTGACAATCTAGGCCAACGTATAGATTAG
- a CDS encoding phosphoadenosine phosphosulfate reductase domain-containing protein: protein MSINIDQANQDLQGKTPEEIVAWALKDAKNPIITTNFRPYESAILHLVAKQRPDITVLWVDSGYNTDATYKFANKVIEDLNLNVVTYIPQQTRAHRDVTLGGIPGVDDPKHEIFTEQVKLEPFGRALAELQPDVWFNAIRKDQTEFRQGLDVLSQSKSGVLKVAPLFYKTDADLDVYLEENNLPNEFDYFDPTKVEEHRECGLHTQL from the coding sequence AAACCCCAGAAGAAATCGTAGCTTGGGCATTAAAAGACGCGAAAAACCCAATCATCACGACGAACTTCCGCCCTTACGAGTCTGCTATCTTGCATCTCGTTGCTAAGCAGCGTCCTGATATCACGGTACTGTGGGTAGATTCGGGCTATAACACTGATGCTACTTATAAATTTGCTAATAAGGTCATCGAAGACCTGAACCTAAATGTGGTGACTTATATTCCACAGCAGACCCGTGCCCATCGTGATGTAACGCTTGGCGGTATTCCTGGCGTTGACGATCCTAAGCATGAAATCTTCACGGAACAAGTCAAACTTGAGCCTTTCGGTCGTGCTCTAGCTGAATTACAGCCTGACGTTTGGTTTAACGCTATCCGTAAAGACCAAACCGAATTTCGCCAAGGTCTTGATGTGCTCAGCCAGTCTAAAAGCGGTGTATTAAAAGTTGCCCCGTTGTTTTACAAAACGGACGCAGATCTTGATGTGTACCTAGAAGAGAACAACCTGCCTAACGAATTTGATTATTTTGACCCGACGAAAGTAGAAGAGCATCGTGAGTGTGGTTTGCATACTCAACTGTAA